In the genome of Solibacillus silvestris, one region contains:
- a CDS encoding 50S ribosomal protein L25/general stress protein Ctc, with the protein MTTVLQATKRETGKRSILSQLRNEGQLAGVLYGYETETTPISLDYRDTAKAVQTYGTTSVFKIEVGGKRVNAVLTDIQRDALKGHVKHVDFLAINMKEELEVDVPIAFIGTSVGVKEGGVITQPNHTLKIKVNPSKIPDTIEIDVSDLAVGESLSVGNVRDQFTAFTIVDNDDYTLATVTPPAAPVEDVDANAENVTADDLDATGEKLSPEKPGRED; encoded by the coding sequence ATGACTACAGTATTACAAGCAACAAAGCGAGAAACTGGGAAACGTTCGATACTATCCCAACTTAGAAACGAAGGCCAACTGGCAGGTGTGCTGTATGGCTATGAAACAGAAACAACACCAATATCGTTGGATTATAGAGATACCGCTAAAGCAGTTCAAACATATGGTACAACTAGCGTGTTTAAAATTGAAGTAGGCGGGAAAAGAGTAAATGCAGTACTTACTGATATCCAACGTGATGCACTAAAAGGACATGTGAAGCACGTTGACTTCCTTGCTATCAATATGAAAGAAGAACTTGAAGTGGATGTTCCAATTGCATTTATCGGAACTTCAGTTGGTGTAAAAGAAGGTGGAGTAATTACTCAACCTAACCATACATTGAAGATTAAAGTGAATCCAAGCAAAATTCCAGACACAATTGAAATCGATGTATCCGATTTAGCAGTTGGTGAATCGTTATCTGTGGGTAATGTTCGTGATCAATTTACAGCGTTTACGATTGTAGATAATGACGACTATACATTAGCAACGGTAACACCGCCAGCAGCACCAGTTGAAGATGTCGATGCAAATGCAGAAAATGTAACAGCCGATGATCTTGATGCAACGGGAGAAAAATTATCGCCTGAAAAACCAGGTAGAGAAGATTAA